TGATGCGAACTTGTCGCCAATGCTGCGTGATTCGCCGATTTGAAACAGGACTTGCGAATTGACCTTTCGGGGGAATTCTTTACCTGTCCCACTGCCCGCAAGTGCGAGCAGATAGATGTTGGTTCGCAGATCGCCAGTGGTGGCGACCTTGCGACCAGCGAGGAACGATTGCAACGCCATTGCTCCGCAAAACGCCAATCCAATGTTTGGGTAAGGAGCGTTCGCCAAAGTGAAATCCATGACTTGCCGAACGAAGCCGGGCACCTCATACATCGACTCGGGTAAGCGGCCGGGATCGCTGGGTACTTTGTGCAGCGGTCTATCGATCGTCTCTGGCGATTCGACGATTGGCGGCTTCGTTTGAAATTTGCTCAGATCAACGGTGGAAAGATCTGCATCCCTAGATTGCGAATCACGGAGCCAGCCGAATGGACGGTCGTGCGGTTTTGTTGCCGCTTGGTTGACCTTGTGTTGCAGTTCTTTCTCGGACCAAGGCGGATTGCAGCGTGGGTTGTAGTGGTTGGTCAGAATCGCGAGCGAAATCGCTGGATCGAGGCCGAAACCATGAACGAGCGCCGTCGCGGCGGCATAAGTCTGCGAATGACCGCCACTGCCAGCGATCGCCGGTGGCATCGCATTGATATAGGCAACAGCCCGCGATTGCACCTCGTTGCTCGCGTGGCGCAGGCTTCCAGCCTGCGATGGTTCAGGATTCGCGAGCGGGACGCTAATGCCACGCTTAGCAATGACGGCTTCCGCGAGGGCTTTGACGCATGCGGCCAACATCAGCGAGGGAACTGCGGCCGGTTCGCCATCGAGTGTTTCGTAGGTTTCGCCGTCGGGATGCACACTCGGCCCGACGACGGTTTGCGCACCGGTCGACCGCAGTTCGACGATCATCGAGCCATCGCTGGGATCGGTATGCTTGGTGGTGATCGCTCCAACCGCAATGTACCAACGATGGGAACGCGGTGCCGATGGTCGGCCCGTAATCGCCGGCGTTGGAGGAAGATACTGGTCGGCCAACTCGATCGCTTCGGCGCAGTCCAGATCCACGTCAACGAGCCACGCTGACGGTTCACCAAGAATGATGCCGATGTTACCTTGCTTGGGAAAGACCTCGGGGTTCAATCGCAGATTGATCCAGTCACGTCGTGCCGGTGACTTCGATCGCGGGCGCAGCGGCACGCAGTACCAGTCACGCTGGCGATAATTCGCAACCTGCTCCCGCAAATCGACCATCAAAACGGTGCCTCGTCCGATGCAGCGTTAGGTATCTCGCCAATCGTCTGTTTGATAATGCGGTCGTATTTCTGGCCGGCGATTGAGCGGACCGTTAGTATTTCGGGCACGGCGAGCAGACCGGCTTCGGCAATGTCGAGGGCTTCCTCGACGTCCGTCGGACACGGATCGAGACAGCGTTCATACCACCACGCTTCGGCTTTGCGTCGTGCGTATCCAGTGTGTTCGATGCAGATGAATTCGCTTTGCCAATGATCCAGCCCGATCATGTAGTCGACTCGCAGGCATCGCGGCGCATCCTCGTCGGCGTCACGTTTACGGTGGATTCGATAGATAACGTCTTGAACGGCGTGTTCCGTATCGGTGACCTCACCAGAGAGCACGCCGGCCTCACTCGCTTTCGCCTCGTGGGCTTCACGATCCGGTGGCGGAAACGGATGGCCGCATTCGGGGCAGTTTGCATAGCCGCAAGCGACCAAGGCGTGACACTTTTGGCACTCTTTCGCCGGTGGGACCTGATCCGGGCGAGTCGCCTTTTCCTTTGGTTTAATTTGGTCGATCGGGCCGTGGCGTTCGATATTGCCGCCGAAGTCGAGGACCAGGCAATTTTGTTTCTCCGGATGCAAACGGAAACCACGGCCGACGCATTGATACAGAAGTCCCGGCGACATAGTCGGACGCAGCATCACGACACAATCGACACGCGGTGCATCGAAGCCGGTCGTCAACACGTTGACATT
This genomic stretch from Novipirellula caenicola harbors:
- a CDS encoding DUF3987 domain-containing protein, which encodes MVDLREQVANYRQRDWYCVPLRPRSKSPARRDWINLRLNPEVFPKQGNIGIILGEPSAWLVDVDLDCAEAIELADQYLPPTPAITGRPSAPRSHRWYIAVGAITTKHTDPSDGSMIVELRSTGAQTVVGPSVHPDGETYETLDGEPAAVPSLMLAACVKALAEAVIAKRGISVPLANPEPSQAGSLRHASNEVQSRAVAYINAMPPAIAGSGGHSQTYAAATALVHGFGLDPAISLAILTNHYNPRCNPPWSEKELQHKVNQAATKPHDRPFGWLRDSQSRDADLSTVDLSKFQTKPPIVESPETIDRPLHKVPSDPGRLPESMYEVPGFVRQVMDFTLANAPYPNIGLAFCGAMALQSFLAGRKVATTGDLRTNIYLLALAGSGTGKEFPRKVNSQVLFQIGESRSIGDKFASGEGIQDALVRSGRMLFQNDEMDGVLRQINLDRDNTRESIPNILLTLYTSAGDVYPIRVKANQKDAIYVDQPHLTLFGTATPQFFYESLSTRMLTNGFFARLNIIDVGKRGKGQTPGSARNLPDDILETAKWWADFTPGGGNFMSQHPKTATVRFTPDAETAITDLRTQTEVEYDKADDDGDEVARAAWSRTCEHAKKLALIYACSENHAEPVISVAAVRWASEFALHQTRRQLYLASVHVAENPFHKECLKFMKRLQDESTGILSRRQIMRIMKMKANDFDQVVQTLVQQEQIKSVWIESKTKPAQGYQINLD